The following DNA comes from Cylindrospermopsis curvispora GIHE-G1.
ATAACAACAAAAGTTTCCATTAATTCCACTTCCCAGAGGGAAGCGCACCCCTCTATTTTAAGCCCTTGCCCTGACTGGTGTCCAGACCCACTTTGCGAAGGTCAGCAAAATTTCTCTGTTTTTCACCTCCACCACCCTGAAAATAATGGCTGAAACCCTTACACCACAAGGGTGCGAGGTTCCCGACGAAATAATAGGCATTCCAGCGTTTTTTCCTGACCTTCGCATCTCTTTCGTTAATCACTTAATTTACTATCTTTAATATCACTTTTACTTTTCATAAATACTGGACTAATTATCTCATCTTAATAATGAGAAAATCCCTTAAATTCCCAATCTATAATAACTTTACACCAAAAAACTAATAATTTACATATAATATAAATATTGTAATATTTATTTATTCGCCACCTGTAGAGAAAATCTTAACTATAAAACTTTTGGAACTAATTCTACTTCCCAGAGAGAATCAGCACTAATCATATATGATAAACTTATGACTGTTTATTATTATCTTCCTCCAATATAGACAACAGATAGTTATTTACTAATTGGGATAAGCCTATGTGATCTCCCCCCACTAACTATATGGAGTTTATTTTTTCTTCAGTGATATAAAAGTTATAATCACAACTTACAAGGTGCGATCGCCTGTCTGATAAAACTGAAAAACACAATTTTTCCCGTTTTGCATCTACCCCAGGGTAGATTGTTAGCAAGAGTAATAAAAGCCAGCTCCCTATGGGAGTGCTTCGCGATCGCCCATCTGAGAAAAACTACTGTTATGAAATCAGTCTGCTAATATTCCAGGTTGAGTTTCCGAAAGGAAACTCAACATGAGATATAAATGCGATTGCCAAGCACCCACTACACAAGATGACTCTGATATATCTCTAACTCATGGGAAGACCCACGAGTTAAGTAGAAAACTAATTAATCACAATGTGTCTTACCAGAATACTCATAACCTCCCCTGAATTACCAGTTGGCGTGAGATCGCTCCAATCCGTTGCATTGGCATAACCAAGCACGTGTAGATAGTGAATCGTACTAATTACCGTCTTTTTCGACCCGATCAACAGATGTTTTAGTGGTTCCCGGTGACCACCTGCTGAAACTACTCTAGAGTTAACCACTCCAGTGTCATCCACATTGCTGATAAAATTTCTAGTCTGTGCCATAATCTATTTGCCTCCATGTTGGGGTGTAAGGTGATCTGAGCTTTCGTCCAAGAAATGTAGATCACCTTACTTTTTTCTAATTATAAAACTATTTGAACAGATATGCAATAGGTTTACAGAAAATAATTAATAATTTTTGTAAAGTCTTGCGACTTGTCAAGCATAAATGAAAAATACAAGAATCCTGCACTCATTTGATTAGAGTCAAAGTAATATCTCACATATCTTGTCTGTTCTCGCAATACGTTGCTCAACCCAGTCACCTGTGAACAAGGTGTTATGGGTCATTGCTGGTATCTGTTTCCTTCTGTTCCTCTTCATCATTTTTGGCTTGCGATCGCTTTGCGACAGCAGAAACCAACTGTCTTGAGACGCCCAACTTTTTAGCAACCTCTGTTTGAGTGAAGCCTTGATCAAGGAGAGAAAGAATTTCTGGAGTTCGTGTGGGAAACTTGTATCCCAGTTCTTTAGCGATTCCAGAAACTGTCGCCAGAGAACAGCCCAACTTTTTC
Coding sequences within:
- a CDS encoding helix-turn-helix domain-containing protein; its protein translation is MKEKKDKSDKPKKPKSRSGAPEKKLTRGQKTVLIASLIKQGVTLRFIAKKLGCSLATVSGIAKELGYKFPTRTPEILSLLDQGFTQTEVAKKLGVSRQLVSAVAKRSQAKNDEEEQKETDTSNDP